TGAAAGCCAGGCCAGCACCACCCCGGCCACCATGACCGCCACCGCATTCACTGACTGGAACAGGGCCGTTGGCACTTCCGTTCCGAAAGCCTGACGGTTAACAAAGTGGTCAATAAACAGGCTGATTGAGCTGCCGCCCTGCTGTGCGAGGATCCAGAACAGTGTCCCGGTAGCCATCAGCAACACCACCTGCCACAGCGCCTTGCGCTGCTCCCGTTCGCGGGCCATGATCCTGGCCACAATAAAGACCGCGCCTGCACACACCAGCGCGAGCAAATAGCCGGACAAATCATACTGAAGCAGCGCGGTAAAGAAGAACGGCGAGAGTAAAACCCCCACGACCAGCCAGCCCCAGGCCGGAATACCGGCGTTTTTCTTCTTCAGGGCAATGGTGTTTATGCCACGCGTGGCGGCAAAATGCTTACGCCCGGTCATAAAAATCAGCAGGCCCAGGAACATGCCGATCCCGGCCAGGGCGAAGCCCACATGCCAGCCGTACCACTGGGCCGCCAGACCGCAGGCAATCGGCGAGACGATAGAGCCAATATTACCGGCGGCATACAGCAGTGAGAAGCCCCCGTCGCGGCGCGGATCGTCGGGTGTATAAAGCTCACCAAGCAGCACGCTGATATTGGATTTAAATAATCCGTACCCGCAGATAATAATCCCCAGCGCCAGGTACAGCGACCAGACCGCGTCAGATTCCAGGCCCAGCACAATATGGCCGAGGGTCATCAGGATAGCACCAAGTAAGACGGCAACACGATTGCCCAGCAGGCGGTCGGCAATCCAGCCGCCGAGAATAGGGGTAATGTAAACTAAGGACGCATAAGCGCTGAACAATGTGATGGCGTTACTGTCGGAGTAACCAAGCTGGTGGGTTAAATAGAGGATAAGAATGGCGCGCATGCCATAGAAACTGAAATATTCCCAAATCTGAATCGCCACGATGTAGTAAATCGCGCGCGGTTGTGAGGGTGTTTTCATGTATTCTCCCAGCCCGAACCCCGGGCAAAAAAAGAAAAAAGGGAAGTGGCCTGAGCCACTTCCCTTCTGTCAGTTATTACTCAGCGCTGGATTTTTTCAGCACCTTAACAGTGTAGCGACCGTCAGTCTGGCGGTATGCACCGTGAATATCTGTTTCGAAGCCCGGGTAGTGTGCACCGATTTCGCACAGCATTTCCAGGAATTCGAGCACCGGACGGCTCTCTTCGGTGATCATTTCACCAGGCATTACCAGCGGAACTCCAGGAGGGTACGGGAGGATCATGTTGGCGTTAACGCGGCCAACCATCTCATCCATATACACTTCTTCCACTTCACCGTGCAGCTCTTTCTGGAAGGCTTTGTACGGAGTCATCACCATATCCGGCAGCACTTCGAATGCGCGGAACATCAGATCCGGCAGGTTGTGATGCTGAATCAGTTTGTGGATGTTCGCAGCCAGGTCCTGAATACGCATGTTTTCATAGAATTCAGGCGCTTCGTTGTACAGAGACGGCAGAATGTTTTTCACACGCAGGTTGCGGTCAAATGCACGTTTGAAGTCAGTCAGGGCACGCAGCAGGCTCAGAGCCTTGGTGTTGTCGATACCGATGCTGAACAGGAACAGCAGGTTATACGGGCCAGTTTTCTCAACGATGATACCGTGTTCGTCGAGGTATTTAGCCACGATGCTTGCCGGAATACCGAACTCACCCATAGTACCGTCTTTTTCCAGCCCCGGAGTCAGGAGAGTGACTTTGATCGGGTCAAGGTACATGTGGTTGTTGTCGATATCTTTAAAGCCGTGCCATTCGCTGTCAGAGCTCAGCGGCCAGCATTCTGCTTTCTCGATACCTTCCGGCTGCCATACGTCGAAGAACCAGCTTTCAGACTCACCGCGCAGACGTTTGATCTCTTTACGGAAGGTGATAGCACGTTTGATGGAGCCTTCGATCAGACGTTTACCGGAGTTACCTTTCATCATCGCCGCAGCGGTTTCAGTGGAAGCCACGATACCGTAATGCGGAGAAGTGGTGGTGTGCATCATGTAGGCTTCGTTAAAGGTTTCTTCGTTGACGTCGCCTTTAACGTGGATCATGGATGCCTGAGAGAACGCAGCCAGCAGTTTGTGAGTAGACTGAGTTTCATAGATAACTTTGCCTTCTACACGGTCACCGCTCATCCCGCACAGACCTTTGTAGATCGGGCTGAAGTTGGTGTAAGGAACCCATGCAGAGTCAAAGTGGATAGATTTCACATCCAGAGTCTGTTTGATGAAATCAGTGTTGTACAGCAGACCGTCGTAAGTGGAGTTAGTCACTACGGCATGAACAGGCCAGGTCGCATTCGGCGTAGATTTCACACGAGCTTCGATAGTTTCGTGTTTGAACTCGCTCTGCGGGATACCACCCAGGATACCGTAAGCGTTACGGGTCGGGCGGAAGTAGATCGGGGTAACATCGCTCATCATCATCAGGTGAGTCAGAGATTTGTGGCAGTTACGGTCGATCAGGATGGTGCTGCCTGCCGGTGCAGAATACATACCGATGATTTTGTTAGCGGTAGAAGTACCGTTAGTCACCATGTAGCTGCGTTCAGCGTTAAATACGTTTGCGATGTACTCTTCAGCTTCTTTATGCGGGCCGCTGTGGTCCAGCAGGGAGCCCAGCTCAGAAACAGAGATAGAGATATCAGATTTCATGGCGTTAGCGCCGAAGAAATCATAGAACAGGCTACCTACCGGGCTTTTCTGGAAAGCAGTACCGCCCATGTGACCCGGAGTACAGAAGGTGTATTTACCTTCGCGAACATATTTGAACAGCGCTTTGGTCAGCGGAGGCAGGATCTCGTCAATATATTCGTCAGTTGTCTGTTTGATTTTTGCTGCGATATCAGCAGAACCGCCCAGTGCATACTCGAAGAAACGAACATTCAGGCGCAGATCGCTCAGGCTAACGTCCATAGCGGACTGGGTGTTAGCAAACGCGTACAGCGGCAGTTTTTCGTTCAGTTTGCTGATGTCTTCGCACAGACCCAGGTTGTAGGTATCCCAGTCAAAGACCACGCCAGCCAGCTGGGCGTTGTTTTCGATAACTTTCATTAAGTCGTCGCGGTCAACAGGATACACAATGCGGAAGCCTAAACCTTCCAGGGCTTTGTGCAGTTCACGGATGGGCTCTTCTTTGAAGTAGACGCCCAAGTGATTCATGATAGCAATTACGTTCATAATCATAACTCCAGGCAGATCTTGCCCCTCCCGACACTATTGCGGGTGGAAGGAGGGGCGAAAAATTGAGAAATCAGGACAGAGGTGCTTACAGCGCGTCTGCAGTGTTAGACGGCTTTTTGTCGTGCATTTTGCGGGCGTAGAACATCAGGATGATCAGGCTCACAATGAAGGTACCGGACAGTTCGAAAGAACCCGCACCCATCAGCGCGATGAAGCAGAATGCACAACCCAGAACAGAACATACCAGGCTTGCTGCGTTACGCAGGTTGATCCCTTCGAAACGAATCAGGTCAACACAAGAGTAGAAGTAAGGCAGCATGGTCAGCAGAACCGCGATACCGGTCAGCTCACCGAACAGGTCAGAGGCTTTACCACCGCTGGAGTTCATGATGGTAATCAGCACCATCAGCGCAGTCATTTTGCAGGCTGCCAGCAGCAGGCCTTTTTTAGGCACACCGTTTTTATCCAGTTCACCGTACACTTTCGGGAAGTTGCCATCTTTGGCGGCGCGAACACCAGCCTGGCCAACCAGCATCATCCAGGAGCCCAGAGAAGTCAGGCAGGCAAATGCGGTGAAGGCAGAAACAACCGGTGCTGCCCAGTTACCCAGAATGGTGGAAGCACTGATAGCGAACGGCGCACCAGAAGCGGCCATGGTAGAAGCAGGATACATACCGCTGATAACCTGAGTTGCGGCAACGTATACGATACCCGCCAGTGCAGTACCCATCATGGTAGCCAGCGGAACAGTACGTTTCGGGTTATCAACCATACCGGTACTTACGGCTGCGGATTCAACACCCACGAACGCCCACAGGCACAGCAGGATACTGCTGATGATGGCCTGCATGTTCGGTTTTTCAGAGGTGTTCCAGTTTGCCTGATAGGTGGCAGCATCAAACCAGTGCCAGCCAGCGATAGCGGTCATGATAACCGGGATAAGCACTAATACCAGACCAATAGTGGTCAGACGGCTCACCCAGGCACCACCCAGCATGTTCACGAAAGTGAAGACCCAGACAATGGCGATACAGGCGATACCGGCAGCGATTGGGCTGTTTAATGCCGGGAAGAATGTAGAAAGATAAGAGACAGCAGTAATACCGATTGCGAGGTTACCAATCCAGTTGGCGTGGTAATAAAGAACACCGGTCTGGAAACCAAATGCCGGGGAAATTTCACCAGCGTAGGCGATTGGGCCACCTTCCTGCGGGTTCTTGGTTGCCAGCCGGGCATAAACATAAGCCAGAGACATTGCACCAATAATAGAAATTACCCAACCCCAGATGGAAATACCACCGATGCTTGCGAGGTTCGCAGGTAATAGTGCAATACCGCTCCCCATCATATTACCGGCAACAACACCGGTACAGGCGAAAAGCCCGATTTTCTTTGCTGAACTCATATATTCGCATTCTCCAGATAATTGTCAGGAGGTACGGATGCAGTGAATGAGTCGCTCACTGCCCCCACCGATGAGATGGAGAATAATCACTCATGAAAGTAAAGTCCTAAAGATTAGGTGAAATAAACACAAACATCCTACAAATGACAAGATGAGATTTTTCCCTGAATTATAAACATCAGGAAAAGATCTCAGATAAAGATAAACATCGTTATTTTTCAACAAATAACGATGTTATCAGGCGTTATAATTATGCTGCCGTGGCTAATAAAAATGCGTTTAATGCACACTTTTACATCACATTTGCGTAACACAGAAAAATGCCGCCGCGTGATGATAACCAGGCGGCGGCATTAATTATTCAGATTCGGAGATAAAATTATCGAGCCAGGGGACCACATTTGCGATGGATGTCTGGAAGAAACTGTTCTTGATCCAGTACAGGGTGTTGTTGCCCGGGCGCAAATTAAACGCGGTAATATACGCATCCGCGGCCAGGCGATTCTCACCCTTCATTTCGAAAACCTTACCCAGCAGTACATAATTGAGCCAGGACATTTCCAGCTCAATGGATTTATTAATCGCCGCGTAGGCATCATCAGTTTTGCCCTGTACGATTAAATCAACCGCGCGGATTTGGTAATAAATAGAGTTATTATCCATGTCCGGAAGGTTGCCGAGCGCATTCATTTGCTGGTGTAAATCCGCAAGTGCTGCATCACTTAACGGCTGCTGAGAATGGCGCAGAATATCTACCAGCAACTTCTCTGAATGGGCAAACGTAAAATCCGGATAGGTGCGGATAATATCGCTGAACATTTTACTGGCTTTGGTCAGGGAGTCTGCGTCGCCGTCAATCAGCAGCTGGTGCGCTATAAAATAGCTCTGCAGCGCCTGGCCCTGCTCCGGCACATTCTGGCGCAGACGCTCTTTCATCACGTCCGGCCACGGCTGTTGCAGCACCACAGACAGGTTGTTGAGCAGATCGTTCTGGATTTCGACCAGGTTATCGCGGGTAATAAAATAGCGCTTATCCAGCATGACGGAGCGGTCCGCGTTATCCACCAGTTTGACGGACATAAAACACTGCTGGGAGCGATAGTGCCGCTGATTAACAAATTCAATATTCAGCGACTTGCCCGATGTGCTCGGGTTATTGATATTGAAATCGGTCTTATCATGCACCAGGAACGTCGACCAGGTATTGAGGGAGGAAGAGATAAGCTCACTAATCCCCACCACATACGAACGCTGTGATGACCAGTTACTGCAGGAGTTGCCATTGACCAGGCGGATATCAATATCTCGCGGGTTAAGCAGCAGCTTGTCGGAGGTTACCGGCGGGCGCAGTGACCAGGTGGCCATGCCAATCAGGATCACGCAGGCGGCCAGCGCGGCAAAAAACAGGAGCCACACCCAGATGCGCGCCCGGCGCAGTACCCGGGCAGGGATCCCCACAGGCTCCGCTTTCGCGGCCACGGCCGTGGCCGCAGGAACCTCCCCGCCCGGCAACGCGGCGGCAACCGGTGCCGCACTCCCCTCTTCCGCGCCAGCGCTCTCGCTTACGGTGTCTGGCTGTGCGTCCGGCCACTCAACAGTGGCAGAGAGTTTATAGCCGCGCTTGGGAACGGTAACGATGTACTCCTGCCCTTCTTCACCGCCGCTTTTGAGTGATTTTCGCAGTTCAGAGATAGACTGAGTCACCACGTGGCTGGTCACGATATTGCGTTTCCAGACATTATCAATCAGCTCATCACGGCTCAGAACCACATCCGGGTGATGGGCGAAGAACGTCAGCAAGTCGATAAGACGGGGTTCAAGAGTCTCAGTATGACCGGGCTTGCTTATCTGATTGATCGCTGGCGTAACCAGCCAGGCCCCAACGCGGAAGACGGGTTGTTGCATATAAGAAAATACTCAAAGCCATTAAGAGGAAAGTACCAATGATACCATAAGTTATTTTTCCAGCCTGAAAGCAGGTATCCTTCGCGTGCTACTTCTCGTAAAGCTCCAGCGGCAGGCCGTCAGGATCAGTAAAAAAAGTAAAGCGTTTATCTGTACAGGGGTCAGTCCGCACCGGCTCACAGGCCACGCCATGCGCTTCAAGCCAGGCGATGGAGCTGTCGAGGTTGCTGACGCTAAACGCCAGGTGGCGCAGACCGCAGGCTTCCGGGCGGCTCGGCCTGGCTGGCGGAAAGGGGAAAGAAAACAGCTCAATGACATACTGACCGTTAAGGGCCAGGTCGCCTTTCCAGGAGTCCCGCTCTTCACGGTACACTTCACTGAGCAGCGTAAACCCGAGGATATCGCAGTAAAATGCCTTACTGCGCGAGTAGCTGGTGGCGATCACCGCAATATGATGGACATGCTCTAAACCCGCAGACATCACTCTCTCCTGTTGACAGTGGCGCAGGCTGTTTGCGCCGCAGAAAAAAAAGGCCGGTACAACACCGGCCTTTACTGAAGGGCAACGATCACGCGTAACCGTAGCTCATCAGGCGCTGGTAGCGTCTGTCCAGCAGCTCTTCTTTATTCAGCGTATCCAGGTCCGCCAGATCTTCAAGCAACCGGGCTTTCAGGGACTCGGCCATGGCTTCCGGGTTGCGGTGCGCCCCGCCCAGTGGCTCCTGAACCACAGAGTCGATAAGTTTCAGCTCTTTCAGACGCGGTGCGGTAATGCCCATCGCCTCTGCGGCCAGCGGTGCCTTCTCGGCGCTTTTCCACAGAATAGAGGCACAGCCTTCCGGCGAGATAACGGAATAGGTGCTGTACTGCAGCATATTCACTTTATCGCCCACGCCGATAGCCAGCGCGCCGCCGGAGCCGCCTTCACCAATCACGGTGCAGATAACCGGCACACTCAGGCGCGACATTTCGCGCAGGTTACGGGCGATAGCCTCAGACTGGCCACGCTCTTCGGCCCCCACACCAGGGTACGCCCCGGGGGTGTCGATAAACGTAATGACAGGCATGTTAAACCGCTCGGCCATTTCCATCAGGCGCAGCGCTTTGCGGTAGCCTTCCGGTGCCGGCATCCCGAAGTTGCGGCG
This Shimwellia blattae DSM 4481 = NBRC 105725 DNA region includes the following protein-coding sequences:
- the accA gene encoding acetyl-CoA carboxylase carboxyl transferase subunit alpha, coding for MSLNFLDFEQPIAELEAKIDSLTAVSRQDEKLDINIDEEVHRLREKSVELTRKIFADLGAWQIAQLARHPQRPYTLDYLRLIFDEFDELAGDRAYADDKAIVGGIARLSGRPVMVIGHQKGRETKEKIRRNFGMPAPEGYRKALRLMEMAERFNMPVITFIDTPGAYPGVGAEERGQSEAIARNLREMSRLSVPVICTVIGEGGSGGALAIGVGDKVNMLQYSTYSVISPEGCASILWKSAEKAPLAAEAMGITAPRLKELKLIDSVVQEPLGGAHRNPEAMAESLKARLLEDLADLDTLNKEELLDRRYQRLMSYGYA
- the cadC gene encoding lysine decarboxylation/transport transcriptional activator CadC — translated: MQQPVFRVGAWLVTPAINQISKPGHTETLEPRLIDLLTFFAHHPDVVLSRDELIDNVWKRNIVTSHVVTQSISELRKSLKSGGEEGQEYIVTVPKRGYKLSATVEWPDAQPDTVSESAGAEEGSAAPVAAALPGGEVPAATAVAAKAEPVGIPARVLRRARIWVWLLFFAALAACVILIGMATWSLRPPVTSDKLLLNPRDIDIRLVNGNSCSNWSSQRSYVVGISELISSSLNTWSTFLVHDKTDFNINNPSTSGKSLNIEFVNQRHYRSQQCFMSVKLVDNADRSVMLDKRYFITRDNLVEIQNDLLNNLSVVLQQPWPDVMKERLRQNVPEQGQALQSYFIAHQLLIDGDADSLTKASKMFSDIIRTYPDFTFAHSEKLLVDILRHSQQPLSDAALADLHQQMNALGNLPDMDNNSIYYQIRAVDLIVQGKTDDAYAAINKSIELEMSWLNYVLLGKVFEMKGENRLAADAYITAFNLRPGNNTLYWIKNSFFQTSIANVVPWLDNFISESE
- a CDS encoding VOC family protein; amino-acid sequence: MSAGLEHVHHIAVIATSYSRSKAFYCDILGFTLLSEVYREERDSWKGDLALNGQYVIELFSFPFPPARPSRPEACGLRHLAFSVSNLDSSIAWLEAHGVACEPVRTDPCTDKRFTFFTDPDGLPLELYEK
- the cadB gene encoding cadaverine/lysine antiporter is translated as MSSAKKIGLFACTGVVAGNMMGSGIALLPANLASIGGISIWGWVISIIGAMSLAYVYARLATKNPQEGGPIAYAGEISPAFGFQTGVLYYHANWIGNLAIGITAVSYLSTFFPALNSPIAAGIACIAIVWVFTFVNMLGGAWVSRLTTIGLVLVLIPVIMTAIAGWHWFDAATYQANWNTSEKPNMQAIISSILLCLWAFVGVESAAVSTGMVDNPKRTVPLATMMGTALAGIVYVAATQVISGMYPASTMAASGAPFAISASTILGNWAAPVVSAFTAFACLTSLGSWMMLVGQAGVRAAKDGNFPKVYGELDKNGVPKKGLLLAACKMTALMVLITIMNSSGGKASDLFGELTGIAVLLTMLPYFYSCVDLIRFEGINLRNAASLVCSVLGCAFCFIALMGAGSFELSGTFIVSLIILMFYARKMHDKKPSNTADAL
- a CDS encoding oligopeptide:H+ symporter: MKTPSQPRAIYYIVAIQIWEYFSFYGMRAILILYLTHQLGYSDSNAITLFSAYASLVYITPILGGWIADRLLGNRVAVLLGAILMTLGHIVLGLESDAVWSLYLALGIIICGYGLFKSNISVLLGELYTPDDPRRDGGFSLLYAAGNIGSIVSPIACGLAAQWYGWHVGFALAGIGMFLGLLIFMTGRKHFAATRGINTIALKKKNAGIPAWGWLVVGVLLSPFFFTALLQYDLSGYLLALVCAGAVFIVARIMAREREQRKALWQVVLLMATGTLFWILAQQGGSSISLFIDHFVNRQAFGTEVPTALFQSVNAVAVMVAGVVLAWLSQLGTASSSKLVVWLKFSCGLALMAAGFMVLALNARLGEIHGQSSMWMMVAGLSLMGFAELFIDPVAMAQITRLNLPGVTGLLTGIYMLATGSVANYLAGLVAQQTTESQAGGHAIHAYYAFFAQMGKWTVVCVALILALSVWRWWVSRKQNALVLD
- a CDS encoding lysine decarboxylase CadA; this translates as MNVIAIMNHLGVYFKEEPIRELHKALEGLGFRIVYPVDRDDLMKVIENNAQLAGVVFDWDTYNLGLCEDISKLNEKLPLYAFANTQSAMDVSLSDLRLNVRFFEYALGGSADIAAKIKQTTDEYIDEILPPLTKALFKYVREGKYTFCTPGHMGGTAFQKSPVGSLFYDFFGANAMKSDISISVSELGSLLDHSGPHKEAEEYIANVFNAERSYMVTNGTSTANKIIGMYSAPAGSTILIDRNCHKSLTHLMMMSDVTPIYFRPTRNAYGILGGIPQSEFKHETIEARVKSTPNATWPVHAVVTNSTYDGLLYNTDFIKQTLDVKSIHFDSAWVPYTNFSPIYKGLCGMSGDRVEGKVIYETQSTHKLLAAFSQASMIHVKGDVNEETFNEAYMMHTTTSPHYGIVASTETAAAMMKGNSGKRLIEGSIKRAITFRKEIKRLRGESESWFFDVWQPEGIEKAECWPLSSDSEWHGFKDIDNNHMYLDPIKVTLLTPGLEKDGTMGEFGIPASIVAKYLDEHGIIVEKTGPYNLLFLFSIGIDNTKALSLLRALTDFKRAFDRNLRVKNILPSLYNEAPEFYENMRIQDLAANIHKLIQHHNLPDLMFRAFEVLPDMVMTPYKAFQKELHGEVEEVYMDEMVGRVNANMILPYPPGVPLVMPGEMITEESRPVLEFLEMLCEIGAHYPGFETDIHGAYRQTDGRYTVKVLKKSSAE